The sequence TGGCTCATTTTCTGCATTGTTTGACTTTGCTGCATTAGCTAAGAAGTATGATCATCCAGTTCTTGTTTCCTCAACAGATGGAGTAGGTACAAAATTATTAATAGCCCAAGAGGTAAACAAGCATGATACTATAGGCATAGACCTGGTTGCAATGTGTGTAAATGACTTACTTGCACAAGGAGCAACACCTTTATTTTTCCTCGATTATTTTGCAACAGGTGTTTTAGGTAAAGACGTGTTATTATCTGTAGTGCGTAGCATCGCAGAAGGGTGCAAGCAAGCTAAAATAGCATTGGTTGGCGGAGAAACTGCTGAAATGCCTGGAATGTATGGTAATAATCACTATGACCTTGCAGGATTTGTAGTTGGTGTAGTTGATAAAAAGCAAATTCTTCCAAATTGTAATGCTATGAAAGAAGGTGATTATATAGTTGGTTTAGAATCAACTGGAATACACTCAAATGGGTTTTCTTTAGTACGTCATATTTTCAAAAACTTGGATATAAATTATAATGAACAATCTCCATGGGATAATAAATCATGGAGCACAGTATTACTCGAGCCAACAAAAATATATGTTGATTCTCTGTTACCCATAATGCAAAAGGCAAAAGGAATTGCACACATCACAGGCGGAGGGTTAGTAGACAATATCTCGCGAATTCTTCCTGAAGGTTTATTTGCAAACATAGATATTGATTCCTGGAAATGGCCTGAAATATTTTCATGGCTAATGAAAGAAGGCAAAGTACAAAAAAAAGAAATGCTAAGGACATTCAATTGTGGTATTGGCATGGTTTTAATTGTAGATCCTGAAAGTATGGAAGATGTAGAAGATCACTTTAAAAAGCGTGGAGAAAAAATTGACGTGATAGGAAGCCTTAATAGCAAAATTGCTTAATTAAAAAGCGGTGTTTAAGTAAACTTTCAGTAAATATGATTTTTTGGCTCTATTTAAAATATTGACAAATTAATACTTATGCTTAATAATTCATATTAATATATTAGTATAAAAGCATTCAGGAAGTTGATATGACAAAGACTAAAAAAAACATGATAAGTGACAAGCTAAACGAGCTAAGTTCAAAGATAAAAACTATCCGTACAGGATTAGATAACACCAAGCAGCCAATAGAAAAACTAAGTCAAGACTTAGACGATATTGTTCAAACCTTTAATGCTTTACACGGTGGTATCAAGTCAAGACAAGAAGAAATATTAGCACAATTGAAAATTCAGGATGAGAAGCAGCAAGAGATCTTGCAAAAAGAAGGTTTTAAAGGTCTTCAGTTTGATGAAATAGATGAGAATGGCAATAAAGAAGAAAAGGAATTAGAGAAACTAGAAGATGCAATAAAACAACTTGAGCCATTAGAGAATGAGATAAGAATTTTGAAAAGGCTTGTAGAAAATAAAAAATTACAGGAAGGAAAAATAAGCAAAAATGATGCAAGAAGCTTTATTAAAGGTGAAAGAGATAGAATTAGTAAAGCTATAGACGAAAAAGAAAAAACAGCTAGTGCGAATAAAATAGTTGATAATTTAAATAAAGAATATCTAAAATATGCAAAAGAAATAATAAAATCAAATCCTCTTTATAAAAAATCATCAGATGGTGTGAGAAATAGAATTGATACAGCTCAAGATATGAACGCAATAAAAACAATAATCGATAGCCGAGCACTCTATTTTATTAAGCGTCATGATGCTTCTATCACGCATAATGCACTCTATTTCTGGCAGCAATTAGATGTAAAAGGTATAGAGGAAGCATTGAAAGCCGATTTTATTTTGGAGAAAA is a genomic window of Wolbachia endosymbiont of Folsomia candida containing:
- the purM gene encoding phosphoribosylformylglycinamidine cyclo-ligase, with the protein product MSTYAKSGIDLELYNKLIKEVKPIAQETNREEVISEVGSFSALFDFAALAKKYDHPVLVSSTDGVGTKLLIAQEVNKHDTIGIDLVAMCVNDLLAQGATPLFFLDYFATGVLGKDVLLSVVRSIAEGCKQAKIALVGGETAEMPGMYGNNHYDLAGFVVGVVDKKQILPNCNAMKEGDYIVGLESTGIHSNGFSLVRHIFKNLDINYNEQSPWDNKSWSTVLLEPTKIYVDSLLPIMQKAKGIAHITGGGLVDNISRILPEGLFANIDIDSWKWPEIFSWLMKEGKVQKKEMLRTFNCGIGMVLIVDPESMEDVEDHFKKRGEKIDVIGSLNSKIA